A stretch of the Janthinobacterium sp. B9-8 genome encodes the following:
- the dut gene encoding dUTP diphosphatase encodes MSQIDVKILDGRLKENLPQYATKGSAGLDLRACLDVPMELAPGATQLVPTGMALHLDDPGLAAMILPRSGLGHKHGIVLGNLVGLIDSDYQGQIFVSVWNRSQVPFTIQPMERIAQLVIVPVVQVEFNLVDEFADSDRGEGGFGSTGKH; translated from the coding sequence ATGTCTCAGATTGATGTAAAGATTTTAGATGGCCGGTTGAAAGAAAATCTGCCGCAATACGCCACCAAAGGTTCGGCAGGCCTTGATTTACGTGCCTGCCTTGATGTGCCGATGGAGCTGGCACCGGGAGCCACTCAGCTGGTGCCAACCGGCATGGCACTGCATCTGGATGATCCGGGCCTTGCCGCCATGATTCTGCCGCGCTCCGGTCTTGGTCATAAGCACGGGATTGTGTTGGGTAATTTAGTGGGTTTGATCGATTCTGATTACCAAGGGCAGATTTTTGTCTCGGTATGGAATCGTAGCCAAGTGCCGTTCACCATCCAGCCTATGGAGCGCATCGCCCAGCTGGTGATTGTGCCCGTGGTGCAGGTGGAATTTAATCTGGTCGATGAATTTGCCGATTCAGATCGTGGTGAAGGTGGTTTTGGCAGTACGGGTAAGCATTGA
- the bfr gene encoding bacterioferritin, protein MQGKQNVIAGLKELLVTELTSVDQYFVHSQMYHNWGYSKLYERIDHERQDEIGHSTLLIARILFLGGIPDVAGRDALRIGADVPAMLHNDLLTEYDVATALKRVIAVCEQEQDYVSRNMLIKLLDDTEQDHAHWLEQQLGLIKAVGLPNYLQTQM, encoded by the coding sequence ATGCAAGGTAAACAAAATGTAATCGCAGGCTTAAAAGAGCTGCTGGTTACCGAACTCACCTCCGTCGACCAATACTTTGTGCATAGTCAGATGTATCACAACTGGGGCTATAGTAAGCTCTATGAGCGCATCGATCACGAGCGCCAAGATGAAATTGGCCATTCCACCCTTTTGATTGCCCGTATTCTATTTCTCGGTGGCATCCCCGATGTAGCAGGCCGTGATGCACTTCGTATTGGTGCCGATGTACCTGCCATGCTGCACAACGATCTGCTCACCGAATACGATGTAGCCACCGCCCTCAAACGCGTTATCGCGGTTTGTGAGCAAGAGCAAGACTACGTCAGCCGTAATATGCTGATTAAGCTTTTAGACGATACCGAGCAAGATCATGCGCATTGGCTAGAGCAACAACTCGGCCTGATTAAAGCCGTTGGCCTGCCTAATTACTTGCAGACCCAAATGTAA
- the bfr gene encoding bacterioferritin, translating to MQGSKLVLSSLNSVLGNELIAINQFFLHARMYRNWGLKKLNDAVYHESIDAMKRADKLITRILMLEGLPNLQQLGKLYIGENTPEMLECDLKLVSSHLTTLRQAIETCELEQDYVSRDILEDLLEDEEEYVDWLETQAELQVSLGLANYLQSQIDA from the coding sequence ATGCAAGGTAGCAAACTCGTCCTTAGCTCGCTCAATAGCGTACTAGGCAATGAATTAATTGCAATCAATCAATTCTTCTTACACGCGCGTATGTACCGTAACTGGGGCTTAAAAAAGCTGAACGACGCCGTATATCACGAATCAATTGATGCCATGAAACGGGCAGACAAGCTGATCACCCGCATTCTGATGCTTGAAGGCCTGCCTAATTTACAACAGCTCGGCAAATTATATATCGGTGAAAATACGCCTGAAATGCTGGAATGTGATCTAAAACTGGTCAGCAGCCATCTCACCACTTTGCGCCAAGCAATTGAAACCTGTGAGCTGGAGCAAGACTACGTTTCACGCGATATTCTGGAAGACCTGCTCGAAGACGAAGAAGAATACGTTGATTGGCTAGAAACCCAAGCCGAACTACAAGTTTCACTCGGCCTAGCAAATTATCTCCAATCACAAATCGACGCCTAA
- the hisN gene encoding histidinol-phosphatase, which produces MRLPDEMIALAAQLADASAAAIRPYFRSPLAIDDKNDHSPVTIADREAERVMRELIQKIRPQDGIIGEEFGREREDAEWVWVLDPIDGTKSFTVGRALFVTLIGLLHHGKPVLGIINQPIQNERWLGITGQGAWFNGEPVVANQIEQLQAARLGTTGPQYLDAGAAGFARLSEQCRFNTYGGDGYLYAQVASGWLELVVEEGLKLHDFAALAPVVNGAGGCMTDWQGKALDMHSEGRVLAAANPILHAAALPFLLNAV; this is translated from the coding sequence ATGCGATTGCCCGATGAAATGATTGCACTTGCGGCGCAACTGGCGGACGCCAGCGCTGCAGCGATACGTCCTTATTTTCGTAGCCCTCTGGCGATTGATGATAAAAATGATCACAGCCCAGTGACCATTGCAGATCGTGAGGCGGAGCGTGTCATGCGCGAGCTGATCCAAAAAATCCGTCCGCAAGATGGCATCATCGGCGAAGAATTTGGCCGCGAGAGAGAAGATGCCGAGTGGGTATGGGTGCTCGACCCGATTGATGGCACCAAGTCGTTTACCGTGGGTAGGGCCTTGTTTGTAACGCTGATAGGCCTCTTGCATCACGGCAAGCCGGTATTGGGCATTATTAATCAGCCGATCCAGAATGAGCGCTGGCTGGGTATTACCGGGCAGGGGGCTTGGTTCAATGGCGAGCCGGTGGTGGCCAATCAAATCGAGCAGCTGCAAGCGGCAAGATTAGGCACAACAGGGCCGCAGTACCTAGATGCGGGCGCGGCTGGCTTTGCGCGTTTGTCAGAGCAGTGTCGCTTTAATACCTATGGTGGCGATGGCTACTTATATGCACAGGTGGCGAGCGGCTGGCTGGAGCTGGTGGTGGAAGAAGGCTTAAAACTACATGACTTTGCGGCGCTTGCCCCTGTGGTGAACGGTGCAGGTGGGTGTATGACCGATTGGCAGGGCAAAGCGCTTGATATGCATAGTGAAGGGCGGGTTTTGGCTGCTGCGAACCCAATATTACATGCGGCAGCGCTGCCATTTCTGCTGAACGCGGTATAA
- a CDS encoding DUF3460 family protein: MFKNTQYVSEFTQFMRGYLGDNPEVAEGQLEGRALLWDKAPLDLDERARTVASQIQQKPYPYQAD; encoded by the coding sequence ATGTTTAAGAACACACAATACGTTTCAGAATTCACCCAGTTTATGCGTGGCTATTTGGGGGATAATCCTGAAGTGGCTGAAGGTCAGCTTGAAGGCCGTGCACTGCTTTGGGATAAAGCGCCGTTGGATTTAGACGAGCGTGCCCGCACGGTAGCATCACAGATTCAGCAAAAGCCTTACCCTTATCAGGCTGATTAA
- a CDS encoding methyl-accepting chemotaxis protein has product MLSKFTIAARLAGGFALLLFLLISVGAIGLWGLNRQESLSNNMLEHNLGYSLDLIEARHQITDLRRFEKDIFLNFENPTKITEYKIKWDQALDKTQAAIKSSESNAEASDLQKINELSQNLKSYAEGFKSVFKEIQSGKYQKASEINTDFSKFKEPVRAMQEGLTKLADDAISLAKGMDETLSTLTAATISISITLMFFAILIGITSALMIIRSIRRPLAALQETITEIDNTGNLALRLDQSGHDEISQSSAVINRLLTSMSKVISESRKNSSQLLISSETLSSAARQMTDSSEIQSSASSATAAAVEELSVSVNMISTSAEGLNAEARRGASTAAEGALSANRTANEIRQIAENINSSAAVIDQLNQRSGEIGSIVMVIKDIADQTNLLALNAAIEAARAGDLGRGFAVVADEVRKLAERTTQATTEITSKIEAVQRDTSTASEGMQHASRMVESGVRNTQSVAESLANLEQQSKNTVNDIAQMADAIGEQSSASQDIANNIEKIAQASEENHATASSTSDLSEELRGIASTLNTLISQYRT; this is encoded by the coding sequence ATGCTATCTAAATTTACAATTGCCGCAAGGCTGGCTGGTGGGTTTGCCCTGCTGCTTTTTTTACTCATCAGCGTGGGCGCAATCGGTCTTTGGGGGCTTAATCGCCAAGAAAGCCTAAGCAACAATATGCTGGAACATAACTTAGGCTACTCACTCGATTTAATTGAAGCGCGCCATCAAATCACCGATTTACGCCGCTTTGAAAAAGATATTTTTCTTAATTTTGAAAACCCAACAAAAATAACTGAGTACAAAATAAAATGGGATCAAGCACTGGATAAAACCCAAGCTGCAATCAAAAGTAGCGAAAGTAACGCTGAAGCAAGCGATTTGCAAAAAATCAACGAACTAAGTCAGAATCTAAAAAGCTACGCCGAAGGATTTAAAAGCGTATTTAAAGAAATCCAATCCGGAAAATACCAAAAAGCCAGCGAAATCAACACCGACTTTTCTAAATTTAAAGAACCAGTTCGTGCCATGCAAGAAGGCCTGACCAAGCTGGCGGATGATGCCATCAGCCTTGCCAAAGGGATGGACGAAACACTCAGCACACTAACTGCAGCCACCATCAGCATCTCTATTACCCTGATGTTTTTTGCCATTTTAATTGGCATAACCAGCGCCTTGATGATTATTCGCAGCATCCGCCGCCCTCTTGCTGCACTGCAGGAAACCATTACAGAAATAGATAACACCGGTAATTTAGCCCTGAGATTAGATCAATCAGGTCATGACGAAATCAGTCAATCTTCTGCTGTGATTAATCGCCTGTTGACCAGCATGAGTAAAGTGATCAGCGAATCACGCAAAAACTCCAGCCAGCTATTAATTTCATCAGAAACGCTCTCTTCTGCTGCGCGGCAGATGACGGACTCATCCGAAATTCAATCGTCAGCATCCAGTGCCACCGCTGCCGCAGTCGAAGAGCTTTCCGTCAGTGTCAATATGATCTCCACCAGCGCAGAAGGGCTAAACGCAGAAGCACGGCGTGGTGCATCGACCGCCGCCGAAGGCGCACTCTCTGCCAACCGCACTGCAAATGAAATCCGCCAGATTGCAGAAAACATCAACAGCTCTGCCGCAGTGATCGATCAGCTGAATCAGCGTTCTGGTGAAATTGGCAGCATTGTAATGGTCATTAAAGACATTGCCGATCAAACCAACTTGCTAGCGCTCAATGCCGCAATTGAAGCGGCCCGGGCAGGCGATTTAGGCCGTGGCTTTGCCGTCGTTGCTGATGAAGTCAGAAAACTGGCTGAACGCACCACCCAAGCCACCACCGAAATCACCAGCAAAATTGAAGCCGTGCAAAGAGACACCAGCACCGCCTCAGAAGGGATGCAGCACGCCAGCCGCATGGTAGAAAGCGGCGTTAGAAACACACAAAGCGTGGCTGAATCACTGGCCAATCTGGAGCAGCAATCCAAAAACACCGTGAACGACATCGCCCAAATGGCCGATGCCATTGGCGAGCAAAGTTCGGCCAGCCAGGATATTGCCAACAATATTGAAAAAATCGCCCAAGCAAGTGAAGAAAACCATGCTACCGCCAGCAGCACCAGCGATCTTTCTGAAGAGCTACGCGGAATTGCTTCAACACTTAATACCCTGATCAGCCAATACCGCACTTAA
- a CDS encoding group II truncated hemoglobin, which yields MQDVAEMTPYQLLGGDAVLRQLVDRFYDIMYSDPRASGIRAMHHADSTLIRDKFFDFLSGWLGGPQYFIEKYGHPMLRARHMPFSIGEDERDQWLMCMFQAMKEIPMESSLRDHLEDAFFRTADFMRNK from the coding sequence ATGCAAGATGTAGCAGAAATGACACCTTACCAACTCTTGGGTGGCGATGCCGTATTGCGTCAATTGGTCGATCGCTTTTACGACATTATGTATAGCGACCCGCGCGCCAGCGGTATTCGCGCCATGCACCATGCAGACAGCACGCTGATTCGCGATAAATTTTTTGATTTTTTATCGGGTTGGCTAGGCGGGCCACAGTACTTTATTGAGAAATACGGCCACCCTATGCTGCGTGCACGCCACATGCCTTTTTCCATTGGAGAAGATGAGCGCGATCAATGGTTGATGTGTATGTTTCAGGCCATGAAAGAGATTCCGATGGAAAGCTCATTACGTGATCATTTAGAAGACGCATTTTTCCGCACAGCTGACTTTATGCGTAATAAATAA
- the purT gene encoding formate-dependent phosphoribosylglycinamide formyltransferase — translation MRIGTPLSASATKVMLLGSGELGKEVIIALQRLGVEVIAVDRYADAPGMQVAHRSHVINMADPIALRALVELERPHLIVPEIEAIATSALLEIEADGLARVIPSARATHLTMNREGIRRLAAEELGLPTSSYQFASSLAEMRSAIDIIGLPCLIKPVMSSSGKGQSFIRDAAEIDAAWDYAASGSRVNQGRVIVEGFVDFEYEITLLTIRALGQSGEIETFFCDPIGHIQKNGDYVESWQPQAMRPLALERARDIAQKITQDLGGRGLFGVELFVKGDDVWFSEVSPRPHDTGLVTLASQRFSEFELHARAILMLPIDATLREPAASAVIYGGMEETAIAFEGLEQALAVPRADLRLFGKPESFTRRRMGVALAAGTSTDEARSRAKLAASLVKPVKE, via the coding sequence ATGCGTATCGGCACGCCTCTTTCTGCCTCCGCCACCAAAGTGATGCTGCTAGGAAGCGGCGAGCTAGGTAAAGAAGTCATCATCGCCTTGCAAAGGCTGGGCGTTGAAGTGATTGCGGTAGATCGCTATGCCGACGCGCCCGGCATGCAAGTGGCGCATCGCAGCCATGTAATTAATATGGCCGACCCCATTGCGCTGCGTGCCTTGGTCGAGCTGGAGCGTCCGCATTTAATCGTGCCGGAAATCGAAGCAATTGCAACTTCTGCCCTTTTAGAGATTGAGGCAGATGGCCTTGCTAGAGTGATTCCTAGCGCGCGCGCCACTCATCTCACCATGAATCGTGAAGGCATACGCCGCTTAGCTGCCGAAGAGCTGGGCTTGCCGACTTCTAGCTACCAGTTCGCCTCGTCTCTCGCTGAAATGCGCAGTGCTATTGATATCATTGGGCTGCCGTGCCTGATTAAACCAGTGATGTCGTCTTCCGGCAAAGGGCAGTCGTTTATTCGTGATGCCGCCGAAATCGACGCCGCTTGGGATTATGCAGCCAGCGGTAGCCGTGTTAATCAAGGCCGGGTGATTGTGGAAGGCTTTGTGGATTTTGAGTACGAAATCACCCTACTTACCATCCGTGCACTAGGCCAGTCGGGCGAGATTGAAACCTTTTTCTGCGACCCCATCGGCCATATTCAAAAAAATGGCGATTATGTGGAAAGCTGGCAACCCCAAGCGATGCGCCCGCTGGCCTTAGAACGCGCCCGTGATATTGCCCAGAAAATAACCCAAGATCTAGGTGGCCGAGGCTTGTTTGGTGTGGAGCTATTCGTTAAAGGCGACGATGTCTGGTTCTCTGAAGTCAGCCCCCGCCCGCACGACACCGGCTTGGTGACCCTAGCCAGCCAGCGTTTTTCAGAGTTCGAGTTGCACGCCCGCGCTATTTTAATGCTGCCGATTGATGCCACGTTGCGCGAACCCGCTGCCAGCGCCGTGATTTACGGCGGCATGGAAGAAACAGCGATTGCCTTTGAAGGCTTGGAGCAAGCGCTGGCCGTACCGCGTGCCGATCTGCGACTATTTGGTAAACCAGAAAGCTTTACTCGCCGCCGCATGGGCGTAGCGCTCGCAGCAGGCACAAGCACCGATGAAGCACGCAGCCGCGCCAAGCTGGCAGCCAGCTTAGTTAAGCCCGTTAAGGAATAA
- a CDS encoding outer membrane protein OmpK, giving the protein MKLRNILVAASILATPAAFAANDWSFKNVSVNWLDWSNGTEDRTNAGAFAGKKDFAFLEVEGGFGGDWGEAYGFFDVENPTKAKSEPDSRENRRYVVKAVARFNIVQAGPVPVQAYVHVYDLRDTGTNFFSQNRVLGLGTSLSSGNFWIKPFVGAHQQLDQNIGAHANGVMAGYVAGYSFQMFGQSFMATQWHETEFNRDDKFLTMGSPAGGVTKGDSTGQNGAVSLWWNVSKEFTTGLQYRYADQKLGSASYQNAMIYTAKYNF; this is encoded by the coding sequence ATGAAACTCCGCAATATTTTAGTCGCAGCCAGCATCCTGGCTACTCCTGCTGCATTTGCTGCTAATGATTGGTCATTCAAGAATGTGAGTGTTAATTGGCTGGACTGGTCTAATGGCACCGAAGATCGCACAAATGCAGGCGCATTTGCCGGTAAAAAAGACTTTGCCTTTTTAGAAGTAGAGGGTGGCTTTGGTGGTGACTGGGGCGAAGCATACGGTTTCTTTGATGTTGAAAATCCAACGAAAGCGAAGAGCGAGCCAGATTCCCGCGAAAATCGTCGCTACGTTGTTAAAGCCGTTGCTCGCTTTAATATTGTTCAGGCCGGTCCAGTGCCTGTACAAGCTTATGTACATGTTTATGATTTACGCGACACAGGTACAAATTTCTTCTCGCAGAACCGAGTTTTAGGTTTGGGTACAAGTCTTTCTAGCGGTAATTTCTGGATCAAACCGTTTGTGGGGGCACATCAGCAGCTGGACCAAAATATCGGCGCACACGCTAATGGCGTGATGGCGGGTTATGTGGCTGGTTATAGCTTCCAAATGTTTGGCCAATCCTTTATGGCAACCCAATGGCACGAAACAGAATTTAATCGTGACGATAAATTCTTAACTATGGGCAGCCCAGCGGGTGGCGTGACTAAGGGTGATTCAACAGGTCAAAATGGCGCAGTATCACTCTGGTGGAATGTCAGCAAAGAATTCACCACGGGCTTGCAATATCGCTATGCAGATCAAAAATTAGGCTCTGCTTCATATCAGAATGCTATGATTTATACGGCTAAATATAATTTCTAA